The sequence CAACTTCCTCGAAGCGATAACCGTGTTGTCGCAGGAGCGGGGCATCCATCTGATGGGCCTGGGCGGCGACTACGACCCGCTGCACTCCTCCTTCCTCGGGGTCTCCTGCGTGGAGGCCGTGCAGTCCCTCCAGGTCGACGTCTGCTTCACCTCGACGTCCGCGGTGTCCGGCGGCTTCGCCTATCACCAGGAGCAGCACATCGTGTCCGTGAAGCGGGCGATGCTCGACTCGGCCGCACGCAACGTCCTGCTGCTGGACCACTCCAAGCTGGGGCGCGTCGCCCTGCACCGGCTCGCCCCGCTCAGCCGGTTCGATCTGGTGCTGGTGGACGACGGGGCGTCCGCCGAGGCACTGCGCGATCTGGACGAGCACAAGGTCCCCTACGAGGTCTGCGCGACCGGCACGAGCGCGGGCGACGACAACGGGGCGGGCGTCGGCACGGCATCGGGAGGTGGCGGTGAACGGTGACTGAACTGGCCCTGCGCGCCCTGCGCAAGACCTACCCCGGGCGGGGCCGGGCGGCCGGGGTCGAGGCGGTGCGGTCCATCGACGTCGAGCTGCGGTCCGGAGAGCTGCTGGGCCTGCTGGGCCCCTCCGGCTGCGGCAAGTCCACGACGCTGCGGATGATCGCCGGTCTGGAGACCGTCACCGGCGGCGACATCCTCATCGGCGGCTCCTCGGTCGTGCCGCTCCCGGCGCAGCGGCGCAATATCGGGGTCGCGTTCGAGAACTACGCGCTGTATCCGCCGCTGACGGTCGCGGAGAACCTCGGATTCGGGCTGTCGGCGCGGCGACGCCACGGCCGGGCCGAGATTCGCGGCAGAGTGGCGGCCATGGCCGAACGTCTCGGGATCACCGACCTGCTCGGATCCCGCCCGGCCGCGCTCTCCAGCGGGCAGAAGCAGCGGGTGGCGCTGGCCCGCGCGCTGATCCGCGAGCCCGACGTACTGCTGCTCGACGAACCGCTCTCGCATCTGGACGCCGCCCAGCGGGACGCCACACGGCGCGAGCTGAAACGCATCCAGCGGGACTCCGGGCACACCGCGATCCTCGTGACGCACGACCAGGAGGAGGCCCTGTCGCTCGCCGACCGGATCGCGGTCATGCGGGACGGCGAGATCCAGCAGCTCGGCACGCCCGAGGAGATCTATGACGCCCCGGCGAATCTCTTCGTCGCCGACTTCGTCGGGGAACCGGCGGTCAATCTGCTTCCGGGCGTCATGGACGGCGGGGGCGTACGGCTCTCGGACACCGTGGCCTTCCCGGTACCGCACCGCTGCGCCGCACCGGGGCGCTCCGTGGTCCTGGGCATCCGGCCCGAGGACCTCACCCTGGGCGACACGGGCGTACCGGCCCGGGTCGCCGCCCATGAGCCCCTCCTCGAAACGGGCATCGCCACGCTCGCCCTGGACGGGGTGGCCGGGCCCGTCGTCGTCCTGACCGGACCCGGAGTACGGCTCGGCCGGGGCGACACCGTGACGGTCGCCGCCGACCCGCGGCACATCCATGTCTTCGACGCCGAAACAGGAGACGCACTTCGATGAACCGCCCCCCGATGAGGATTCTGGCAGCCGGTGACCACTTCGTCCGTGCCTCGCTGATCACCGAGGCCCTGCGCCGGACGGTGGCGGGCGACGCGGACATCACGGAACTCACCCTCCCCTGGCCCCTGGAGCCGTTCGGCAGGGTCGGCGAGGTCGACGAGGCCAGCGACGCCGAGGACGCCCTGATCCAGGCCCTGGACGGGATCGAGGTGTGCGTGACGCAGATGGGGCCGTTCACCGAGCGCGTCCTCGCCGCGGCGCCCCGGCTGCGGCTCGTCGTCGTCTGCCGGGGCGGCCCGGTCAATGTGAACGCGGCGGCCGCCCGTGACCGGGGCGTACGGGTGTGCTTCGCCCCCGGGCGCAACGCGGCGGCGACCGCGGAGTTCACCGTGGGCCTGCTGCTGGCCGCGCTCCGGCGCATCCCCGAGGCCCACGGGACCCTGCGCACCCAGGGCCGTTGGGACGCCTCGCACTTCCTGTACGAGCAGGCCGGCCTCGAACTGGAGGACGTCCCGGTCGGTCTGATCGGCTACGGGGCGGTCGGCAGCCGGGTGGCCCGGGTGCTCGGCGCGTTCGGCGCCGAGGTCGAGGTGTACGACCCCTATGTGCGCGGCGACGTCCACGGGATGCGCGCCGCCTCGCTGGACGCGCTGCTCGCCCGCTCCCGGGTCCTGACCCTGCACGCCCGGCTGACTCCCGAGACCCGGCATCTGATCGGCGCCCGCGAGCTGGCCCTGCTGCCTCGGGGGGCGGTGCTGGTGAACGCGGCGCGGGGCGGGCTGCTGGACACCGACGCGCTCTGCGACGCGCTGGATTCGGGTCAGTTGGGGGCCGCGGCGCTCGACACGTACGAGCAGGAGCCGCCGCCCGCGTCCTCCCGGCTGTTCCGGACCCCGCATCTGCTGATGACCCCGCATGTGGCGGGGGCCAGCCGTGCCGTCGCCGAGAAGGCGGCCCGGATCGCGGCGGACGAGGTGGCCCGCTATGCGCGGGGCGAGCCGTTGGCCCACGTCCTGTGACCGCGCGACACCGCCCGCACTCCCTCGAACTCCTCTGACCGGAGGCCATGCGCCGTGACCAGGTACGTCGGGATCGATGTCGGCACCTCGCTGGTGAAGGCGGCCGCCTTCGACGAACGGGGCCGCACGCTGGCCGTGGAGTCCCGCCCCGTCGGGCTGGACATCCGCGGCGGCCGTGTCGAGCAGGACATGGACGAGGTGTACGGGGCGGTCCGCGAGGTCCTTGCCGCCCTGGGCCCGGACGGGGTGGCGTTCGCCGGTCTCACCGGGCAGGGCGACGGGGTCTGGCTGGTGGACGCGGCGGGCCGCCCGGTCCGCAGGGCGATCTCCTGGATGGACGGCCGGGCCCATGAGGTGGTCGACGGCTGGCTGGCGTCGGGTGTCTTCGAGGAGGTCTACCGGGCCACCGGCAGCGCGATGTTCCCGGGCTGTCCGGGGCCGGTGCTGGCCTGGCTCGACCGTCATGAACCCGCCGTCCTGGACGCGGCGGCCACGGCGCTGTACTGCAAGGACATGGTGTTCCAGCGGCTGACGGGCGTCCGGGCCACCGATGTGTCCGACGCCTCGATGCCGTTCCTGGACCCGGTGACCCGGGCGTACTCCCCCGGGGTCCTGGCCGCGCTCGGCCTCACCCACAGGGCCGGGCTGCTGCCTCCGGTGAGCGACCCGGTGGCGACCGCCCGGCTGCCCACCGGGGTGCCGCTGGCCAACGGCCCGTACGACCTGCCGGCCTCCGCGATCGGGGCAGGTGTCACCCGCCCCGGCGACGGCCTGCTGATCATCGGCACCTGTCTGGCGGCGCTGGTCGCCACCGACCGTCTCGATCTGTCCGGTGAACCGGCCGGGCTGCACATCTCCACCGACCGTCCCGGCCACTGGCTGCGCGCCATGCCCGCGATGGTGGGCACGGCGGCGCTGGACTGGGTCCTGGCCACCACCGGCGTACGCCACCGGCAGCTCGACGCCCTCCTCGACGCGACGCCGCCCGGCGCACGCGGCGTGCGGGTGCTGCCGTACTTCGCGCCGTCCGGTGAACGCGCCCCGTTCGTCGAGCCCCGGCTGCGGGCCGAACTCACCGGCGTTTCCCTGGAGTCGACCCCGGCGGACCTGATCCGCGCGGTCTGCGAGGGCATCGGCTTCGCCGCCCGGCACTGCCTGGAGGCCGCGGGGCTGACCGGCACCCTGGCCCTGTGCGGCGGCGGCACCCGCTCCCCCGCCTGGATGCGGCTGTTCGCCGATGTGCTGGGCAGGCCGGTCCGGATCGTGGAGGGGGAGGTGGGGGCGCGGGGTGCGGTGCTCGCGGCGGCCGGGCGCTTCGGGGCGGAGCTGGACACGGCGTCCTGGACGGCGCCCACGGCGGTGGTGACACCGGATCCGCGGCGGGCGGCCTTCTACGCGACGGTGTACGAGGACCACCTGGCACGCCTCGCGGACGCGCGCACACGGGCCCGCACCACCGGGAGCCCGTCGGTGGCGCTGTAGCGGAGCCCGCCGACGCGCGCCCGGCGCCGACGGCACCGACCCCGCCCGCGCACGGACCGGTGCACGGGCCGGGTACGCGGGCCGGGTACGCGGGCCGGGTACGCGGGCCGGGTACGCGGGCCGGGTACGCGGGCCGGGTACGCGGGCCCGTACCCACGGCCGTACATGACCCGGCAAGCCGCCGGCCGCCCGGCCGTAACCCCCCATCGCTTTGGTGGTCCTACCGCCCACCCGAGGAGATCCCATGTCCCCTGCCCCCGGCCGCCGTTCGCTCCTTCTGGCCACCGCCGCGGTGACCGCGGCGGCGGCGACCACGCCCGCTTCCGCCACGGACCGCCGCCCGCACCGCCCCCGGGGCCCCGTGGTCATCGGCCACCGCGGCGCGGCGGGCTGGCGCCCCGAACACACGGCAGCCGCCTACACCTTCGGTGTACGGTCCGGCGCCGACTGGATCGAGCCGGACCTCGTACCGACGAAGGACCACGTCCTGGTCGTGCGCCACGAGAACGAGATCTCCGGCACGACGGATGTCGCCCGCCATCCGGAGTTCGCCGGCCGCCGCACCACGAAGACGGTCGACGGGAAGGCCGTCACCGGCTGGTTCACCGAGGACTTCACGCTCAAGGAGCTGAAGACGCTGCGCGCGGTGGAGCGGCTGCCGCTGATCCGCAACCGCAACACGGTCTTCGACGGCCGCCAGCAGGTCATGACGTTCCAGGAGGTCATCGATCTGGCCCGCGCCCTGTCGAAGGAGTACGGCCGCCGGATCGCGGTCTTCCCCGAGACGAAGCACCCCACGTACTTCCGCTCGATCGGCCTGCCGCTGGAGCCGGAGCTGATCCGGGTGATCCGGCGCAACCGTCTCACCGCCCGGGAATGTGTCGTCCAGTCCTTCGAACCGTCCAGCCTGCACCGGGTGGCCGAAGCCGGGCTCGGTCTGCCGCTCTGGCAGGCACTGGGCACCAGCGGCGGCCCCTACGGCCACGGGAGCACCTACAAGGAGATGATGACTCCGGCCGGACTGCGCGAGATCGCCTCGTACGCGGACTGGATCGGCCCGGACAAGTCCTCGCTCGTCCCGCCGCTCACCCTGCCGGCCGACGCGCACGCGGCGGGCCTGAAGGTCGGCGCGTACACCTTCCGCGCCGAGAACCAGTACCTCCCGGCGCAGTACCGCCGGGGCACCGCACCGAACGACTTCGGTGACGCGTTCGCCGAGTACGCCTTCCACTACGGGCTGGGCGTGGACGCGGTGGTGACGGACTTCCCGGACATCGCGGCGGCGGCGCGGGAGGACCTGCGGCCGTAGCTCCGCCCTCGCGCGCCCGCCCCGTCGCCCACCCCTCGCCCGCCGGGAGACCTAGGCCGAAGGGCTGATCACGGACGAACCCTCCTGCTGTTAGCCTGCTCCTGCATATAGGTTGCAATAACAACTGGACGGCATTCCCAGCAGTCGGAGGGTTCGCATCATGGCCACGTACACGCTCCCGGAGCTCCCTTACGATTACGCGGCGCTCGAACCGGTCATCAATCCCCAGATCATCGAGCTGCACCACGACAAGCACCACGCCGCGTACGTGAAGGGTGCGAACGACACCCTGGAGCAGCTGGAAGAGGCCCGCGACAAGGAAGCCTGGGGTGCCATCAACGGCCTTCAGAAGAACCTCGCGTTCCACCTTTCCGGCCACATCCTGCACTCGATCTACTGGCACAACATGACGGGCGACGGCGGCGGCGAGCCCCTCGCGGCGGACGGCGTCGGCGATCTGGCCGACGCGATCACCGAGTCGTTCGGCTCGTACGCGGGCTTCAAGTCCCAGCTGACGAAGGCCGCGGCCACCACCCAGGGCTCCGGCTGGGGCGTCCTCGCGTACGAGCCCGTCAGCGGCAAGCTGATCGTCGAGCAGGTCTACGACCACCAGGGCAACGTCGGCCAGGGTTCGGTCCCGGTCCTGGTCTTCGACGCCTGGGAGCACGCCTTCTACCTGCAGTACAAGAACCAGAAGGTCGACTTCATCGAGGCGATGTGGCGCGTCGTCAACTGGCAGGACGTGGCGAAGCGGTACGCCGCCGCGAAGGAGCGCGCGGACGTGCTCCTGCTCGCCCCCTGACGATCCCCAGGCGTCCTGCCTCGTGATCGTCTTCTCAACCTTCACCCGGGCAGGCGGATGAACGAAGAGCCCCCGCGAGGACATGACTCGCGGGGGCTCTTCCATGCCCAAGCCCCCGCCTCGACCTGGCTTGTTAGCCATTTAGCTCATATGCTAAACATGGATCATGGAGAATCCTTCCGCCGACGAGGCAAGCGCGTTCCGCGCTCTCGCCGACCCGACGAGGCGCCAGATCCTGGAGGACCTGCGGGGCGGTGAGCTGGCCGCCGGCGAGATCGCGGGCCGGTTCCCGATCAGCGCACCGTCCGTCTCGCGCCACCTGGGCGTACTCAAGGGCGCCGGGCTCGTCACCGAGCGCCGCGACGCCAACCGCATCCTCTACTCGCTCGCCGAGGAGCGGCTCGCGATGTGCGTGGGACGGTTCCTCAGCGCCGTCTGCCCCGAACAGATCGTCCTCCGCCGCACCGCGTGGCGGCAGGATCCGAAGGGCGATGCCTCATGACCGGCCCCCGGCTGTCCAGCGTCATCGAACGCCGCCTCCTGGTGAACTACCGCGTGGACCCGGACATCGCGGCGGGGCTGCTGCCCGCCCCCCTGCGCCCCCAGCTCGTGCGTGGCAGGGCGGTCGCCGGGATCTGCCTGCTGCGCGTCGGCGGCGTACGCCCCGGCTGGAGTCCGGCCGCCGTCGGCGTGCGCAGCGAGAACGCCGCGCACCGGATCTCCGTGGAGTGGGACGGCCCCGGGGGCGTGGAGAGCGGTGTCTACATCCCGCGCCGCGACAGCGCGTCGCGGCTCAACGTCCTCGCGGGCGGCCGGATCTTCCCGGGCGCGCACGGGCGCGCCGACTTCACGGTGTGCGAGGGCGCCGACGAGGTGCGGGTGGCCTTCGCGACCCGGGACGGCGAGGTCCGGGTGGACGCCTCGGTGGAACCCACGGACGAACTGCGCGGCAGCGAGCTGTTCATGGACCTGGCCGAGGCATCGGCGTTCTTCCGCGCGGGGTCCAGGGGCCTGTCCCCCAACGCCGCCGGCCGCCATCTCGACGTCCTCGAAATGAGCACCGACGCCTGGCGGGTGACGGCCGGGCGGGTCCGGTCCGTGCGGTCCTCGTTCTTCGAGGACCCGGACCGCTTCCCCCCGGGGAGTGCCGCGCTGGACAGCGTGCTGGTCATGCGGGGCGTCCCGGCCCGCTGGTCGCCGCGCGCACCCTTCCCCCTCACCGCTCCGGCCGCTCCCCCTCGGTGACGAGCACGGCCATCAGGCCGTCGTACCCCTTGTCCCCCACGGTCTGGAGCGCGGTGGCGCTCAGCGTCGGGTCGGCCGCGACGAGTTCGGTGAACCGGCGCACTCCCTGCACCTTCGGGTCGGTGCTGTCGGCGTCGACGACGTCCCCGTCGCGTACGACGTTGTCGGCGATGATCAGGCTGCCGGGCCGGGTCAGCTCGACGGACCAGGCGAGGTAGTCGGGGTTGCTGGGCTTGTCGGCGTCGATGAACACGACATCGAACGGCCCGTACCCCTCGGCGGCCAGCGCGGGCAGCGTCTCCAGCGCGGGCCCGACCCTGACCTCGACGACCTCGGCGAGCCCGGCGCGTGCGATGTTGGCGCGGGCGACCTCGGCGTACGCCGGATCGGCCTCCAGCGTCACGAGCCTGCCGCCCGCCGGGAGCGCCCGCGCC is a genomic window of Streptomyces sp. NBC_01237 containing:
- a CDS encoding FGGY-family carbohydrate kinase, which codes for MTRYVGIDVGTSLVKAAAFDERGRTLAVESRPVGLDIRGGRVEQDMDEVYGAVREVLAALGPDGVAFAGLTGQGDGVWLVDAAGRPVRRAISWMDGRAHEVVDGWLASGVFEEVYRATGSAMFPGCPGPVLAWLDRHEPAVLDAAATALYCKDMVFQRLTGVRATDVSDASMPFLDPVTRAYSPGVLAALGLTHRAGLLPPVSDPVATARLPTGVPLANGPYDLPASAIGAGVTRPGDGLLIIGTCLAALVATDRLDLSGEPAGLHISTDRPGHWLRAMPAMVGTAALDWVLATTGVRHRQLDALLDATPPGARGVRVLPYFAPSGERAPFVEPRLRAELTGVSLESTPADLIRAVCEGIGFAARHCLEAAGLTGTLALCGGGTRSPAWMRLFADVLGRPVRIVEGEVGARGAVLAAAGRFGAELDTASWTAPTAVVTPDPRRAAFYATVYEDHLARLADARTRARTTGSPSVAL
- a CDS encoding 2-hydroxyacid dehydrogenase, whose amino-acid sequence is MRILAAGDHFVRASLITEALRRTVAGDADITELTLPWPLEPFGRVGEVDEASDAEDALIQALDGIEVCVTQMGPFTERVLAAAPRLRLVVVCRGGPVNVNAAAARDRGVRVCFAPGRNAAATAEFTVGLLLAALRRIPEAHGTLRTQGRWDASHFLYEQAGLELEDVPVGLIGYGAVGSRVARVLGAFGAEVEVYDPYVRGDVHGMRAASLDALLARSRVLTLHARLTPETRHLIGARELALLPRGAVLVNAARGGLLDTDALCDALDSGQLGAAALDTYEQEPPPASSRLFRTPHLLMTPHVAGASRAVAEKAARIAADEVARYARGEPLAHVL
- a CDS encoding metalloregulator ArsR/SmtB family transcription factor, which codes for MENPSADEASAFRALADPTRRQILEDLRGGELAAGEIAGRFPISAPSVSRHLGVLKGAGLVTERRDANRILYSLAEERLAMCVGRFLSAVCPEQIVLRRTAWRQDPKGDAS
- a CDS encoding ABC transporter ATP-binding protein — translated: MTELALRALRKTYPGRGRAAGVEAVRSIDVELRSGELLGLLGPSGCGKSTTLRMIAGLETVTGGDILIGGSSVVPLPAQRRNIGVAFENYALYPPLTVAENLGFGLSARRRHGRAEIRGRVAAMAERLGITDLLGSRPAALSSGQKQRVALARALIREPDVLLLDEPLSHLDAAQRDATRRELKRIQRDSGHTAILVTHDQEEALSLADRIAVMRDGEIQQLGTPEEIYDAPANLFVADFVGEPAVNLLPGVMDGGGVRLSDTVAFPVPHRCAAPGRSVVLGIRPEDLTLGDTGVPARVAAHEPLLETGIATLALDGVAGPVVVLTGPGVRLGRGDTVTVAADPRHIHVFDAETGDALR
- a CDS encoding DUF2071 domain-containing protein, which codes for MTGPRLSSVIERRLLVNYRVDPDIAAGLLPAPLRPQLVRGRAVAGICLLRVGGVRPGWSPAAVGVRSENAAHRISVEWDGPGGVESGVYIPRRDSASRLNVLAGGRIFPGAHGRADFTVCEGADEVRVAFATRDGEVRVDASVEPTDELRGSELFMDLAEASAFFRAGSRGLSPNAAGRHLDVLEMSTDAWRVTAGRVRSVRSSFFEDPDRFPPGSAALDSVLVMRGVPARWSPRAPFPLTAPAAPPR
- a CDS encoding glycerophosphodiester phosphodiesterase family protein, with amino-acid sequence MSPAPGRRSLLLATAAVTAAAATTPASATDRRPHRPRGPVVIGHRGAAGWRPEHTAAAYTFGVRSGADWIEPDLVPTKDHVLVVRHENEISGTTDVARHPEFAGRRTTKTVDGKAVTGWFTEDFTLKELKTLRAVERLPLIRNRNTVFDGRQQVMTFQEVIDLARALSKEYGRRIAVFPETKHPTYFRSIGLPLEPELIRVIRRNRLTARECVVQSFEPSSLHRVAEAGLGLPLWQALGTSGGPYGHGSTYKEMMTPAGLREIASYADWIGPDKSSLVPPLTLPADAHAAGLKVGAYTFRAENQYLPAQYRRGTAPNDFGDAFAEYAFHYGLGVDAVVTDFPDIAAAAREDLRP
- a CDS encoding DeoR/GlpR family DNA-binding transcription regulator gives rise to the protein MSSLQQRGPAPRQASIAEYVLAEGEVSAAELAERFDVSLMTIHRDLDELERQGIVRKFRGGVTAQPSGVFESNVAYRLKTMRAEKAAVAERAVRLIEPGMAVMLDDSTSTLEIARRLRAITPLTVVTNFLEAITVLSQERGIHLMGLGGDYDPLHSSFLGVSCVEAVQSLQVDVCFTSTSAVSGGFAYHQEQHIVSVKRAMLDSAARNVLLLDHSKLGRVALHRLAPLSRFDLVLVDDGASAEALRDLDEHKVPYEVCATGTSAGDDNGAGVGTASGGGGER
- a CDS encoding superoxide dismutase: MATYTLPELPYDYAALEPVINPQIIELHHDKHHAAYVKGANDTLEQLEEARDKEAWGAINGLQKNLAFHLSGHILHSIYWHNMTGDGGGEPLAADGVGDLADAITESFGSYAGFKSQLTKAAATTQGSGWGVLAYEPVSGKLIVEQVYDHQGNVGQGSVPVLVFDAWEHAFYLQYKNQKVDFIEAMWRVVNWQDVAKRYAAAKERADVLLLAP
- a CDS encoding O-methyltransferase, which encodes MTQAQWTAVDNYFNGLLVGPDEALDAAVGASGAAGLPAIQVAPNQGKLLNMLARLQGARTILEIGTLGGYSTIWLARALPAGGRLVTLEADPAYAEVARANIARAGLAEVVEVRVGPALETLPALAAEGYGPFDVVFIDADKPSNPDYLAWSVELTRPGSLIIADNVVRDGDVVDADSTDPKVQGVRRFTELVAADPTLSATALQTVGDKGYDGLMAVLVTEGERPER